A single window of Danaus plexippus chromosome 31, MEX_DaPlex, whole genome shotgun sequence DNA harbors:
- the LOC116778424 gene encoding uncharacterized protein LOC116778424 isoform X1 codes for MSSQKCVVEGCNLEYDVVCSFSFYNVNTSASTDDKRQEWIEGAMQEESECLWRHVSLQLCGYHFELDAQGLWIDSPMLPELLTPQETVAPIQQTAADKKVADIIRVEHNYSVEPVKEIHESVSRLNVRQLVDTLGYLSLKNLQKKQLWVVKVETDKAEASIAQSEQVIAKMPDPKQIIEIVPQTSTVEPQNEVLHIMEDGNISDNFIYEIAEEQEITMEEVKEIPITENREWMVNIIPEETKPKYAYIKHCNSGKKKRHFTAEMNEITLQGDYENYYILPDIDPSVGVEITTTYEPENFIVEEYPHLVLEERPRKRSKDSDPRKRKKKISTPSVREQIKQIKTEIKPEIEEDWVIDNSVYDQDTSDDYDDKKAARVRRKNKKYLGYDFVT; via the exons TGTTAACACATCAGCGTCTACGGATGACAAGCGACAGGAGTGGATTGAGGGTGCCATGCAAGAGGAGAGCGAGTGTCTCTGGAGACATGTCAGTCTACAACTGTGCGG GTATCATTTTGAGCTGGACGCCCAAGGTCTATGGATCGACTCGCCGATGTTACCTGAGCTGCTGACCCCTCAGGAAACTGTGGCCCCTATACAACAGACAGCTGCGGACAAGAAAG TGGCCGACATAATCAGAGTTGAACACAACTACAGCGTGGAACCCGTCAAAGAAATTCATGAAAGTGTATCCAGGCTGAACGTCAGGCAACTTGTAGACACATTGGGGTATCT TTCATTGAAGAACCTGCAGAAGAAGCAGCTGTGGGTGGTGAAGGTTGAGACGGACAAGGCTGAAGCTTCCATTGCACAATCCGAGCAAGTAATTGCCAAAATGCCCGACCCAAAACAGATTATAGAG ATCGTCCCTCAAACTTCGACAGTGGAACCGCAGAACGAGGTGCTTCATATAATGGAAGATGGGAATATATcagataactttatatatgagATAGCGGAAGAACAAGAAATCACTATGGAGGAGGTGAAAGAAATACCCATCACCGAGAACAGAGAGTGGATGGTCAACATAATACCAGAGGAAACGAAACCTAAATACGCGTACATCAAACATTGCAACAGCGGCAAGAAGAAGAGGCATTTCACAGCGGAGATGAACGAGATAACATTACAGGGTGACTATGAGAACTATTACATACTCCCGGACATAGACCCGTCAGTCGGAGTGGAGATTACGACCACATACGAGCCAGAGAACTTTATAGTAGAGGAATATCCTCATCTGGTGCTGGAGGAGAGACCCAGGAAGAGATCCAAGGACTCGGACCCGAGGAAgaggaaaaagaaaatatcaacCCCATCGGTGAGGGAACAGATCAAACAGATCAAGACGGAGATCAAGCCGGAAATAGAGGAGGACTGGGTCATAGACAACAGTGTGTACGACCAGGACACCTCCGATGACTATGATGACAAGAAAGCTGCTCGGGTGAGAagaaaaaacaagaaatacCTCGGCTATGACTTTGTAACATAA
- the LOC116778424 gene encoding uncharacterized protein LOC116778424 isoform X2, which produces MQEESECLWRHVSLQLCGYHFELDAQGLWIDSPMLPELLTPQETVAPIQQTAADKKVADIIRVEHNYSVEPVKEIHESVSRLNVRQLVDTLGYLSLKNLQKKQLWVVKVETDKAEASIAQSEQVIAKMPDPKQIIEIVPQTSTVEPQNEVLHIMEDGNISDNFIYEIAEEQEITMEEVKEIPITENREWMVNIIPEETKPKYAYIKHCNSGKKKRHFTAEMNEITLQGDYENYYILPDIDPSVGVEITTTYEPENFIVEEYPHLVLEERPRKRSKDSDPRKRKKKISTPSVREQIKQIKTEIKPEIEEDWVIDNSVYDQDTSDDYDDKKAARVRRKNKKYLGYDFVT; this is translated from the exons ATGCAAGAGGAGAGCGAGTGTCTCTGGAGACATGTCAGTCTACAACTGTGCGG GTATCATTTTGAGCTGGACGCCCAAGGTCTATGGATCGACTCGCCGATGTTACCTGAGCTGCTGACCCCTCAGGAAACTGTGGCCCCTATACAACAGACAGCTGCGGACAAGAAAG TGGCCGACATAATCAGAGTTGAACACAACTACAGCGTGGAACCCGTCAAAGAAATTCATGAAAGTGTATCCAGGCTGAACGTCAGGCAACTTGTAGACACATTGGGGTATCT TTCATTGAAGAACCTGCAGAAGAAGCAGCTGTGGGTGGTGAAGGTTGAGACGGACAAGGCTGAAGCTTCCATTGCACAATCCGAGCAAGTAATTGCCAAAATGCCCGACCCAAAACAGATTATAGAG ATCGTCCCTCAAACTTCGACAGTGGAACCGCAGAACGAGGTGCTTCATATAATGGAAGATGGGAATATATcagataactttatatatgagATAGCGGAAGAACAAGAAATCACTATGGAGGAGGTGAAAGAAATACCCATCACCGAGAACAGAGAGTGGATGGTCAACATAATACCAGAGGAAACGAAACCTAAATACGCGTACATCAAACATTGCAACAGCGGCAAGAAGAAGAGGCATTTCACAGCGGAGATGAACGAGATAACATTACAGGGTGACTATGAGAACTATTACATACTCCCGGACATAGACCCGTCAGTCGGAGTGGAGATTACGACCACATACGAGCCAGAGAACTTTATAGTAGAGGAATATCCTCATCTGGTGCTGGAGGAGAGACCCAGGAAGAGATCCAAGGACTCGGACCCGAGGAAgaggaaaaagaaaatatcaacCCCATCGGTGAGGGAACAGATCAAACAGATCAAGACGGAGATCAAGCCGGAAATAGAGGAGGACTGGGTCATAGACAACAGTGTGTACGACCAGGACACCTCCGATGACTATGATGACAAGAAAGCTGCTCGGGTGAGAagaaaaaacaagaaatacCTCGGCTATGACTTTGTAACATAA
- the LOC116778541 gene encoding ATP-dependent RNA helicase abstrakt, whose protein sequence is MSEPQVKRYRREEESSESEEDIDNYEPYVPVKDRKKQKLLKLGRLGQLAAEAVAETKSSSENDPEDEGSQEEWGRRYNVSLLDQHSELKRLAEARALSAAERQAKEEEHILDSVAQSKALMGVAELAKGIQYSEPIKTSWKPPGCISSLPPERHERVRRELRIQVEGENVPPPIRTFRHMKFPKGILQGLEAKGIKKPTPIQVQGIPAVLSGRDMIGIAFTGSGKTLVFTLPIIMMCLEQEIEMPFIRNEGPYGLIICPSRELAKQTHDIIMHFVKHLKMAGHPEIRSCLAIGGVSVSECMEVVQRGVHIMVATPGRLMDMLDKKMVRLNVCRYLCMDEADRMIDMGFEEDVRTIFSYFAGQRQTLLFSATMPKKIQNFARSALVQPVTLNVGRAGAAALAVRQELEPVKAEARTVHLLQCLQKTPPPVLVFAERKQHVDAIHEYLLLKGVEAVAIHGGKDQEERSRAVEAFRRGEKDVLVATDVASKGLDFENIQHVINYDMPEDIENYVHRIGRTGRAGTQGVASTLLGRAADSSVLRDLAHLLVEAGQKVPQFLLEMIGEDGPLSGGPGCAYCGGLGHRITECPKLEAVQNKQASNIGRRDYLANTAADY, encoded by the exons ATGTCGGAACCTCAAGTGAAACGATATAGGAGAGAAGAGGAATCGTCAGAATCTGAAGAAGATATAGATAATTACGAGCCATACGTGCCTGTGAAAGATAGGAAGAAGCAGAAATTGTTGAAGTTGGGTCGCCTTGGCCAGTTGGCTGCTGAGGCTGTAGCTGAAACCAAGAGCTCCAGCGAGAATGACCCAGAAGACGAGG GATCACAGGAAGAATGGGGCAGACGTTACAATGTGTCATTGCTGGATCAACACAGTGAACTGAAGAGGTTGGCGGAGGCGAGGGCCCTCTCTGCAGCGGAGAGACAGGCTAAGGAGGAAGAACATATACTTGATAGTGTAGCACAGAGCAAGGCTTTGATGGGAGTCGCTGAATTGGCTAAAG GTATTCAATACTCGGAACCTATAAAGACGTCGTGGAAACCTCCTGGCTGTATCAGCTCCTTACCTCCAGAGCGTCACGAGAGGGTGAGGAGGGAGCTGAGGATACAGGTGGAAGGTGAAAACGTCCCTCCACCTATAAGGACTTTCAGACATATGAAATTTCCCAAAG GTATTCTCCAAGGTCTGGAGGCGAAGGGCATAAAGAAGCCAACGCCCATCCAAGTTCAAGGTATCCCAGCGGTTCTGAGCGGTCGTGACATGATCGGTATAGCCTTCACCGGCTCCGGGAAGACGCTGGTCTTCACGCTGCCCATCATCATGATGTGTCTGGAACAGGAGATAGAGATGCCGTTCATCAG AAACGAAGGTCCCTACGGCCTCATAATATGCCCGTCCAGGGAACTCGCCAAGCAGACCCATGATATCATAATGCATTTCGTTAAACATCTCAAAATGGCGGGACATCCGGAGATAAGGAGCTGTCTGGCGATCGGTG GTGTGTCCGTCTCCGAGTGCATGGAGGTGGTGCAGCGAGGAGTTCACATCATGGTGGCTACACCTGGAAGATTAATGGACATGCTGGATAAGAAGATG GTCCGACTGAACGTGTGCCGCTACCTGTGTATGGACGAAGCTGATCGGATGATAGACATGGGCTTTGAAGAGGACGTGCGGACCATCTTCTCCTACTTCGCCGGGCAGCGACAGACTTTACTGTTCAGCGCCACCATGCCCAAGAAGATACAGAACTTCGCCAG GTCAGCGTTGGTCCAACCGGTGACGTTGAACGTGGGTCGCGCCGGGGCCGCGGCGCTCGCGGTCCGCCAGGAGCTGGAGCCCGTGAAGGCCGAGGCGAGGACGGTCCACCTGCTGCAGTGTCTCCAGAAAACGCCTCCTCCCGTCCTAGTGTTCGCTGAACGGAAACAACACGTGGACGCTATACATGAGTACCTGCTGCTCAAGGGGGTGGAGGCCGTGGCGATACACGGCGGCAAGGACCAGGAGGAGAGGTCCCGGGCCGTGGAGGCCTTCAGGAGGGGCGAGAAGGACGTGCTCGTGGCTACCGATGTTGCCAGTaaag GTCTCGACTTCGAGAACATCCAGCACGTGATCAACTACGACATGCCGGAGGATATCGAAAACTACGTCCACAGGATAGGTCGTACTGGGCGGGCGGGGACCCAGGGCGTAGCGAGCACATTACTAGGGCGGGCGGCGGATTCTAGCGTTCTACGAGATTTGGCCCATTTACTGGTCGAAGCTGGGCAAAAAGTCCCGCAATTTCTTCTAGAGATGATCGGTGAGGACGGGCCCCTGTCCGGGGGACCTGGCTGCGCGTACTGCGGGGGCCTGGGACATAGGATCACTGAGTGCCCCAAGCTAGAGGCGGTCCAGAACAAGCAGGCCTCCAACATCGGCAGGAGGGACTACCTCGCCAACACAGCAGCAGACTATTGA